The Pseudoalteromonas tunicata genome segment ATATAGTGTTGCTATACTTTTTATTTCCGTCAATAACAATCTCACCTTACACTGCGCCAGTGACTAAATTAAAGGAGTGCGTTATGCCAGATATTGTTGTGATGTTTTTTCTACTGGGTTTATTTGCGGGGCTGGTTCGTTCCGATTTAAGTATTCCTAAAGCAACTTACGATACATTAAGTTTATTACTAATGTTAATCATAGGTTTAAAAGGTGGTATGGCCTTACACGGTAATTTAAGCTGGGGCATTTTGCCGGAAATGGCCACTGTAATGTTGCTCGGAGCCTTAATTCCTCTGACTTTATTTCCACTGCTGCGAAAATTCATCCGCCTTAGCTTGGCCGACAGTGCAAGTATTGCCGCCCATTACGGCTCAGTGAGTGCTGGTACTTTTGCGGTGGCACTTGCTTATACTCAAGCCAAACAGCTCGAAGTTGGCGCTGAAGTGACACTTTATTTAGTGATGATGGAACTGCCAGCCATTATTGTTGGCTTATTACTCTACCGCCGCTTTAGCTCTCAACTACCTAATGCAAAACCTGTGACTGTCGGGGCATTGTGGCATGAAGCCCTGACCAATAAAGGAGTTATCTTGCTAGTTGGAGGGGTCATTATTGGTATTATTTATGGCACACAGCTCGGCGCGCCGGTAACTGACGTCCTCATGGGAGGCTTCAAAGCAATATTAGCATTATTTTTACTCGAAATGGGTCTGACTGCAGCTCAAACTCTGCGCCCTTTCCCTGCGGCACACTGGCGTTTGATGATCTTTGCCTTAACAGTACCGATAGGTTTAGGCATTGTAGGGATATTTGTTGGTGCCTTCTTAGGATTAAGCGAAGGTTCAATTGTTATCTTAGCAAGCTTAAGTGCCAGTGCTTCTTATATCGCAGCACCTGCGGCCATAAAAGCTGCAATCCCGGATGCAGATATTGGACTTGCTATGCTCAGCTCTTTAGGGCTTACATTTCCCTTTAACGTCACTATTGGAATCAGCTTGTATCACTACTTAATTCCTATTTTGACCTAACAGGTTAAGGGTTTGAACTTAAACCGAAGCCGATACAACTCACAATTTGTATCGGCTTTGGTAATCCTAATTACACTGCAGTTCGTATCAAAAAAGCATACTCACTTCGCATTTAGCTCAACCATGACACATCACAAACAGCACCTTGAATCAAAACTATGCCCAATTTGCCTTCGTCCGTTTAATTGGCGCAAAAAATGGCAACGAGACTGGCCAAATGTTAAATACTGCTCAAAACGCTGCCAAAGTAATGCAAAAAATCTGAATAAATTTGAAACCCCAAAATAATGATACCCACAGCATTACTGTAACTTCTCGCCATAAGGTATAAACTAAACTGTAGATTTGAAAAAGAGCTTTTATCAATGGTTCATACATGAGCGCAACTCACGCTAAAATAACCAATTGATATAATTATAAAATCGACCTCACAATAGCAATAACTTGATAATGTAAGCGAGCCAGATGCTACGAAATACCTTATATTTTGTCTGTTGTTTATTTTTAACTGTGCTAACAGCCAAGGTTAACTGCGCGCAAACAACTCTCACCCCTTTTACTCTGGCAACCACTAATGACCCAGAAACTCCGCTTTACCAACAGGCAAATCAAATATTAACCGTCGCTTTGCAAGAATTGGGTTTTCAATTAAACATAATCACGCTGCCAAATAAACGCAGCTTAAGTTGGGCAAACATAGGTAAAGTTGATGGTGAGTTATTTCGAATTAAAAATTTAGATTTAACGATTCACCCTAACTTAGAGCAAGTAAGCGAAGCGATAGCACATACCGATCAGTCGGTGATTGGCCCTAAAAACCTAAAGGTTGCAGGCTGGCCTAGTATGAAAAATTATACTTTAGCCTATGAGCGCGGTACGGAGTTTTTAAACAAAAACCAAGCTAAATTTAAAGCTGTCATTTTAGTCAATGACTTTCATCAAGCCCTAGAACTTATCCATGCTGGACGCGCCGATATTACCATAACCAGTCGCGCTACCGCTGAGCGTTTTTTAAATAGAACCCCCTCTGAGTATTCCGATTTAATCGTACACAGCCCAGCCTTGATCGATATTGAACTGCATACTTACATCAATAAAACTTTGCATCCACAGTTAGCTTTCCAACTTGCAGCGGTTCTAAAACAAATGAAACTAGATGGCCGTTTTGATCAGTTGAGCCAAATTAATAACTAGAGCATATGGCCATTAGGTTATTTAACAAAATAATACTAAGGTTGAAAAACACAAAGCGATCGTTATTTAAACAATCGTCGTATCGCTAACCTAGCTGGTTTAAACAACTCTTTTATTAATAACAATTTTTAGGCCTTTTTATGACAACACCTCAGTTTCAACAAATCCCACAAGAAGCATTTGATTGGTATGATGATTATGCCCATGGCGCCATGGACAGACGTACTTTTATGAAAAAGCTTGGTACATTAACCGCGTTAGGCTTTTCCATGGCGGTATTAACCAGCGCTTTGCTTCCAAATTATGTTTTGGCCGAACAAGTCTCATTTAATGATCCTGATATTAAAGCCAGTTACGCTGAATTTGACTCGCCGCTAGGTCATGGCAAAGGTCGTGGTTATTTAGCCGTGCCGACCAATACCACAGCAAAGCTACCAAGTGTATTGGTGGTGCATGAAAATAGAGGGCTAAATCCTTACATTAAAGACGTTGCAAGACGCTTAGCAAAAGCGGGATTTTTAGCCTTTGCACCAGATGCACTCTTCCCGCTTGGAGGATATCCTGGCAATGATGATGACGGTCGAGCAATGCAAAGCAGCTTGGCTCGCGAAAAAATTCAATTCGATTTTATCGCTGCCAGCCAGTTTTTAAAAACGCACCCGCTAAGTTCAGGTAAGTTGGGCGTAGTAGGATTTTGTTTTGGGGGCTACATGGCCAATTACTTAGCCGCATCAGCCAATGAGTTAATTGATGCCGCAGTCCCATTTTATGGCACGCCAGCGGCAAAAGAATTACGCAAAAATATCAAAGCGCCTTTACTGATTCACTTAGCTCAATTAGATACTCGCGTAAATCAAACTTGGCCCGAATACCAAGCAGACCTCGATAGTCTAGGTATTAAATACACCATGCATATGTACCAAGCCGCTAATCATGGTTTTCATAACGACTCCACCTCTCGTTATGATAAAGCCCAAGCCGAACTTGCATGGCAGCGCACACTCGACTTTTTCAAACTGCACTTAGTTTAAATAATGGCGTTAGGCTCACGCTCGAGTTAGCTTAACGCTAAAACAAAACAACTTAAAGGCACATCAATGATAATTAACCTCAATACTGGATAAGCAGTCACGCTCTACAGTTATTTTCAACGAACGTTAACAGCGTTAGATTAGCTTGTAATACACGCGCTAATCCGCCTTGTTATCCCTCCCCCCTAACTAAAGATAAAAAGCTAAGACATTTACTTTTAATTCAATGTGTTGGTAAACATTTCATCTAGAGCTGAGGTTATTTAATAGAAAGGAAGAACAACGCTTGAGGTTATATTTCAATTTTTGTTACCCTTCGCCCCACTTTGTATTGGTAAATATTTATATTGTTATGAAATTAGAAATTCACTATCAATTCCCTAGCGCACAAGTAGCAAACCGTTTTTTGAATGAATTAAAACATTGGCCAATTGCAAAGGTATCTGCTCGATTATTTAATCACGAGGCATCGGTAAAAATCACTTACCAAGCCAAAACTGAAGGATTTGACTCAACCTGCGCCGAGCTTGATAAGCTTGCTGCATTTTACAATGGTGAGGAATGCTAATCGCGTTGTGATATTACTGCGCTGCGGCAAGTTTTGCGGCAATAAAATCGGCATGGCTTACATATAGTAGCCCTGCAATTCTTCGAATAATATGATCTTCATGGCTATCAAGCTCACCATCAGCAAAAGCGACATGCCACAATAACTCGACAATCTCGATACGCTCAACATCATTCGTTTGGTTGTTAATTTGCTTAACAAATGCAAATAAATCAATCGCCTCTTCAACCAATGGCTCTGCTTTTGCAATCAAGCCTGTTACTTGCTCTTGGCTTAATTGGCAATGGGTTAACAATATCGCCGATATTTTATTTAACTCACTGCTGTGAGCTTTGCCATCCGCTCGCATCACTTCAACTAATAAAGCCGCTAATGCGGTATTAAAATCGATACTGACTGTTGGCTCTGGCTGCAATGCCAAGCCTTGTAATAGTTTTTTGATATGAGCTAACACGTTTATTTTCCTTTAAATTGGCTGATTAAATCTGAGCTAACCTTATTACACATCACCTTAGCTGTAAAACAGCAGATTTAATAGAACGCACCAAGGCTCTTATTTAGCTCTGCTTGGCGGCTATCAACCCATTTTAGCCACAAAAAAAGCCCTTTCGGGCTTGTTTTAAGAAATTAGACTGCAATTACATTCTAGCTTCGAGCATCAAACGTTTCATATCTCGTACGGCTTTTTCAAACCCATCAATAACGGCACGAGCAACAATGGCGTGACCAATATTAAGCTCATAAATATCTTCAATCGCAGCAATTGGTTTTACATTATGATAATTCAAGCCATGACCAGCGTTAACAATTAAACCTAAATCAACCGCTGTTTTTACACCCGCTTTAATGCGTTCCAGTTCTTCGAGTTGTGCCTCTTCAGTTTCTGCATCAGCATAAGCACCGGTATGAATTTCAATATACGGAGCATGAACCGCAGCACAGGCTTTGAGTTGAATCGGATCGGCATCAACAAACAAGGATACTTTAATGCCCGCAGCGGTTAAACGTGCAACAGCCTCGGCAATTTTCAATTGATTGCCCGCGACATCTAAACCGCCTTCAGTTGTTAGTTCTTCGCGTTTTTCTGGCACTAAACAAACAAACGCAGGCTTGATTTCAAGCGCTAATTGCAACATCTCTTCAGTAACGGCTATTTCAAAGTTCATGCGCGTTTGAATGGTTTTACTCATCACATGCACATCTCTGTCTTGGATATGTCGGCGATCTTCACGTAAATGAATGGTGATCCCATCAGCACCGGCATGCTCTGCTACGGCTGCTGCATGAGCTGGATCAGGAAAAGTCGTGCCACGTGCTTGGCGCAACGTAGCAACATGGTCAACATTCACACCTAATAAAATATCTTTCATTACATCACCTTGGTAGAAATAGCTCTCGGCTTTTTAATTCTCGTTCGCCTAATAATGGCTTTAATAAATAACGGGCAAATTGTTTAGCTAATAAACGGGTTTGTGGCTGAGAAAAATCTAATTGACTAAATGCCATGAGTTGCTCACCACGAAACCCACTGTGCGTTGTATTTTGCTTACACCAACCTTGTTCATCAACATACAGATACAAGGCTGCGGCCTCAATTGGATCACCTTGTGCATCATAATTAAAATCAACACCATAACCTAGCAATTCTAATAACTGATATTCAAATGAGCGCAGAGTTTGCTCAACGTCGCACGATGTGGTCAATGCTTGCAAATGTTGCTGATAAAGTTGATAAGCTAAATCGATCGGCTCATTAATAGGAATTATCCGATTGCATAATTCATTGAGGTAAAAACCGCAATAAAGCGCTTTGCCAGCTAATTGAATATCGGCAATATTGGAAGCAAGTTCAAATTGGGTGAGGTATTTAAGGTCACCTTGACCTGAAAAGCGGATCAGTAAGGTTTGAAATGGTTGCAGTTGTGCACTGTGTTTAACCGCCTGCTTGCCTTTTAACCGGGCAAGCAGGCGAATTTGACCAAGGTTTTCTACCAGCATATCGAGCATCACTTGCGAGTCACTAAATGGACGTCGATGGATCAGATATGCATGATAGAACTCTTGAATCACATTAATCTTCGCCGTAACCTAAGCTACGAAGGGCGCGCTCGTCATCAGCCCAGCCAGATTTCACTTTAACCCAAAGCTCAAGAAATACTTTATTATCGAGCATTTCTTCCATGTCTTTGCGTGCTTCGCGGCCAATCACTTTTAGTTTTTCGCCTTTGTTACCAATCACCATGCGTTTTTGGCTTTCACGCTCAACTAAAATCAAGGCATTAATATGCCAAACACCGTTTTCTTGCCATTTAAATTGTTCAATTTCCACAGTGACAGAATACGGTAATTCTTCGCCCATAAAACGCATCAGCTTTTCACGCACAATTTCAGCCGCTAAAAAGCGCGTTGAACGGTCAGTAACGTAATCTTCAGGGAAAATAAACTCACTTGGCTGCAAGTACTTACGAACTTGATCTTTAATTAAATCGATATTTTTAGCCTGCGTTGCCGAGACAGGTAAAATCGCAACAAAATCAGCTTGCTCGCCGAGCCATTGTAAATGAGGAAATAGCTCTTCTTTTTCTTTAACTTGGTCTACTTTGTTAATCACCAACAAAACTGGACGACCTGTTTGTTTTACTTTATGTAAAACCATGTCATCATCAGCAGTCCAATGCGTCCCTTCAACCACAAAAATAATCAACTCAACATCGCTGATTGAGCTTGCCGCAGCACGGTTCATTAAACGGTTAATGGCGCGTTTTTCTTCAATATGTAAACCAGGAGTATCGACATACACCGCTTGATAATCACCTTCAGTATGGATCCCCATAATACGGTGGCGCGTAGTTTGCGCTTTACGCGATGTAATACTGACTTTTTGGCCAACAATTTCATTTAAAATTGTTGATTTACCAACATTTGGACGGCCAACAATGGCAATCATGCCGCAATGTGTTTTAGGATTCATGTTTAATAATCTTTAATGCTTTTTCAGCCGCTTTTTGCTCGGCTTTACGGCGTGAACTACCGACAGAAACAATACTGTTCATGCCTTCTACAACACATTCAACGGTAAATGACTGATTGTGTGCCTGTCCTTTGGTATCGATAACAGTATAGTTTGGCAACGGTAATTTTCGCGCCTGTAAATACTCTTGTAATAAGGTTTTTGGATCTTTTTGGTTTAATCCTGGTGAAATCTCATCAAGACGAAATTTGTACCAGCTCAAGATCAAATTACTGCAGGTGTCTATGCCTGAATCTAAAAAGACAGCTCCAATAATTGCCTCTACAGCATCGGCTAAGGTTGACTCGCGGCGATAACCACCACTTTTAAGCTCACCTGGACCTAAGCGTAAATAATCACCTAAGTTAAATTCTAGGCCAAATTCCGCAAGAGTTTGACCACGAACTAAGGTTGAACGCATTCGACTTAAGTCACCTTCGCGACTTTTTGGAAAACGTTTATAAAGCTCATTGGCGATTACAAAGCTTAAAATTGAATCGCCTAAAAACTCTAGCCGTTCATTATGCTGCCCTTTATGACTGCGATGAGTCATCGCTTGCTCCAACAACGCAACGTTGTTGAAGGTGTAGCCTATTTTAGTATATAAATCAGTTACATTTTTGTTCATTAGTTATTGAATACTTCCTAGGCGCTCAAAACGAACCCCTGTTGGAACCCAGCTTGGTAAGATACTGTCTGGGTCTTGTTCAAATTCAAAGCTCATCCATATAAACACAGCTTTTCCGACTAACTTCTCTTTATCAACAAATCCCCAAAAACGGCCATCTTTGCTGTTATCGCGGTTATCACCCATCACAAAATAACTATCTTGCGGCACAACCCACTCATCAATGCGAGTGCCTGGTTGTTGGTAATATGCCATTTTCTGCTCAGGACGAGCTGGGTTAATTAAAATATCGTGGCTTACATTCGCCAAGTTTTCAGTTAAACGAGCTTCTGCAACGCCTTCTGAAAAGAACTCATCTTGATTAATCAGCTGAGTTTCAAGTTTGTTAAATTCATTACAATTTAAACCTGATGTTTCGGTTTGTTCTGCTTCACATTTAGGCTTGATATAAAGTTGTTTATTACGATAAACCACGGTATCACCCGGTAAACCAATAACACGCTTGATAAAATCAACATTCGTATCAAGTGGATATTTAAATACAACTGCATCGCCGCGCTCAGGGTCAGACACATCCATTAACTGAGTGCGCCAAACCGGATCTTTTACACCATAAGCAAATTTTTCCACCAGAATAAAGTCACCCACTAATAAAGTTGGCATCATTGAACCTGATGGTATTTGAAATGGTTCATAAAAGAATGAACGAAAAATAGTGATAGCCGCAATCATAGGAAAAATAGATTGAGCAGTTTCCGCTATGGCCGGTTGAGGTGCAATTTGTGCAATAGTTTCATCATCCAACATGGCACTATTTGCGCCCTGTGCAAGTGCAATACGCGCTTGACGTTTAGGTGCATAAACCAAGTGATCGATTAACCAAATTAACCCAGAAGTTAGAGTTAATAACACTAAAAAAATTGAAAAATAACCAGCCATATTAACTGTTTTCCTTATTTACCTACTTTGAGGATTGCTAAGAAAGCTTCTTGCGGCACTTCAACATTACCAACCTGTTTCATGCGCTTTTTACCTTCTTTTTGTTTTTGTAATAATTTTTTCTTACGACTTACGTCACCACCGTAACATTTTGCAATTACGTTTTTACGTAACTGTTTCACTGTGGTGCGGGCAATAACGTGCGCACCAATCGCGGCTTGAATTGCGATATCAAATTGTTGACGAGGAATTAACTCTTTTAAAGCTTCAGCTAATTGACGACCACGAGATTGTGCACTTTCATGGTGACAAATAATTGCCAACGCATCGACTCGTTCGCCATTAATTAGAATATCAACACGTTCCATTTTTGATGTTTGGAAACGCAGGAAATTGTAATCAAGTGAGGCAAAACCACGGCTTGTTGATTTTAAACGATCAAAGAAGTCCATCACCACTTCAGCCATAGGTAAGTGATACGTTAACGCCACTTGCTTGCCGTGGTACGACATTTTGTGTTGCACACCACGCTTTTCAATACAAAGCGTAATTACATTACCTAAATACTCTTGTGGTACTAGAATATTAGCCTCAACAATTGGCTCACGAATTTCAGCAATATTGCTGATTGGTGGTAAATTTGAAGGACTATCTATCTTAATGGTTTCGCCATTTTTGAGTAGGATTTCATACACTACCGTTGGTGCAGTTGTAATAAGATCCATGTCATATTCGCGCTCTAAACGCTCTTGAATGATTTCCATGTGTAACATACCAAGGAAACCACAACGGAAACCAAATCCTAATGCAGTTGAGCTTTCTGGCTCATAAAATAGCGAGGCATCATTGAGGCTTAATTTAGATAAAGCTTCACGGAAGTTTTCGTAATCATCTGATGAAATTGGATAAACACCTGCATAAACTTGCGGTTGTACTTTTTTAAAGCCGGGTAAGATTTCAGCAGCTGGATTACGTGCCGATGTAATGGTATCACCTACAGGTGCACCATGAATTTCTTTAATACCAGCAATAACAAACCCAACTTCACCGGTACGTAAAATTTTGGTTTCAGTTTGTTTTGGCGTAAAGATCCCCACTTTGTCAGCGTTATGAAGCTGACCATTGGACATAATTTTAATTTTGTCGCCAGCACGCAGTTCACCATGCTTAACACGTACTAATGATACAACGCCTTGATATGGGTCGAACCATGAATCGATAATCAACGCTTGTAATGGTTGAGTTGGTTCACCTACCGGAGGTGGAACTTGTGCAACAATAACTTCAAGTACATCTTGAATACCAACACCTGTTTTAGCAGAACAGCGTACCGCATCCATAGCATCAAGACCGATAATGTCTTCAATTTCTTCCGCTACACGCTCAGGCTCTGCTTGTGGTAAATCGATTTTATTAAGAACAGGAATAACTTCTAGTTCCATTTCAATCGCGGTATAGCAGTTTGCTACTGTTTGTGCTTCTACGCCTTGGCCTGCATCAACAACCAGTAATGCACCTTCACATGCAGCTAAAGAACGTGATACTTCATATGAGAAATCTACGTGACCTGGCGTATCGATGAAATTTAATTGATATGTTTCGCCATCTTTTGCGGTGTAATTTAACGTTACAGACTGGGCTTTGATGGTAATACCACGCTCACGCTCAATATCCATGGAGTCTAAAACCTGAGCTTGCATTTCTCGGTCTGTTAAACCACCACAGTATTGAATCAAACGATCTGAAAGGGTCGATTTGCCGTGATCGATGTGGGCAATTACTGAAAAGTTACGGATATGCTTCATAA includes the following:
- a CDS encoding sodium-dependent bicarbonate transport family permease, with product MPDIVVMFFLLGLFAGLVRSDLSIPKATYDTLSLLLMLIIGLKGGMALHGNLSWGILPEMATVMLLGALIPLTLFPLLRKFIRLSLADSASIAAHYGSVSAGTFAVALAYTQAKQLEVGAEVTLYLVMMELPAIIVGLLLYRRFSSQLPNAKPVTVGALWHEALTNKGVILLVGGVIIGIIYGTQLGAPVTDVLMGGFKAILALFLLEMGLTAAQTLRPFPAAHWRLMIFALTVPIGLGIVGIFVGAFLGLSEGSIVILASLSASASYIAAPAAIKAAIPDADIGLAMLSSLGLTFPFNVTIGISLYHYLIPILT
- a CDS encoding DUF2256 domain-containing protein, producing the protein MTHHKQHLESKLCPICLRPFNWRKKWQRDWPNVKYCSKRCQSNAKNLNKFETPK
- a CDS encoding substrate-binding periplasmic protein: MLRNTLYFVCCLFLTVLTAKVNCAQTTLTPFTLATTNDPETPLYQQANQILTVALQELGFQLNIITLPNKRSLSWANIGKVDGELFRIKNLDLTIHPNLEQVSEAIAHTDQSVIGPKNLKVAGWPSMKNYTLAYERGTEFLNKNQAKFKAVILVNDFHQALELIHAGRADITITSRATAERFLNRTPSEYSDLIVHSPALIDIELHTYINKTLHPQLAFQLAAVLKQMKLDGRFDQLSQINN
- a CDS encoding dienelactone hydrolase family protein is translated as MTTPQFQQIPQEAFDWYDDYAHGAMDRRTFMKKLGTLTALGFSMAVLTSALLPNYVLAEQVSFNDPDIKASYAEFDSPLGHGKGRGYLAVPTNTTAKLPSVLVVHENRGLNPYIKDVARRLAKAGFLAFAPDALFPLGGYPGNDDDGRAMQSSLAREKIQFDFIAASQFLKTHPLSSGKLGVVGFCFGGYMANYLAASANELIDAAVPFYGTPAAKELRKNIKAPLLIHLAQLDTRVNQTWPEYQADLDSLGIKYTMHMYQAANHGFHNDSTSRYDKAQAELAWQRTLDFFKLHLV
- a CDS encoding TerB family tellurite resistance protein codes for the protein MLAHIKKLLQGLALQPEPTVSIDFNTALAALLVEVMRADGKAHSSELNKISAILLTHCQLSQEQVTGLIAKAEPLVEEAIDLFAFVKQINNQTNDVERIEIVELLWHVAFADGELDSHEDHIIRRIAGLLYVSHADFIAAKLAAAQ
- the pdxJ gene encoding pyridoxine 5'-phosphate synthase encodes the protein MKDILLGVNVDHVATLRQARGTTFPDPAHAAAVAEHAGADGITIHLREDRRHIQDRDVHVMSKTIQTRMNFEIAVTEEMLQLALEIKPAFVCLVPEKREELTTEGGLDVAGNQLKIAEAVARLTAAGIKVSLFVDADPIQLKACAAVHAPYIEIHTGAYADAETEEAQLEELERIKAGVKTAVDLGLIVNAGHGLNYHNVKPIAAIEDIYELNIGHAIVARAVIDGFEKAVRDMKRLMLEARM
- the recO gene encoding DNA repair protein RecO, with the translated sequence MIQEFYHAYLIHRRPFSDSQVMLDMLVENLGQIRLLARLKGKQAVKHSAQLQPFQTLLIRFSGQGDLKYLTQFELASNIADIQLAGKALYCGFYLNELCNRIIPINEPIDLAYQLYQQHLQALTTSCDVEQTLRSFEYQLLELLGYGVDFNYDAQGDPIEAAALYLYVDEQGWCKQNTTHSGFRGEQLMAFSQLDFSQPQTRLLAKQFARYLLKPLLGERELKSRELFLPR
- the era gene encoding GTPase Era; this encodes MNPKTHCGMIAIVGRPNVGKSTILNEIVGQKVSITSRKAQTTRHRIMGIHTEGDYQAVYVDTPGLHIEEKRAINRLMNRAAASSISDVELIIFVVEGTHWTADDDMVLHKVKQTGRPVLLVINKVDQVKEKEELFPHLQWLGEQADFVAILPVSATQAKNIDLIKDQVRKYLQPSEFIFPEDYVTDRSTRFLAAEIVREKLMRFMGEELPYSVTVEIEQFKWQENGVWHINALILVERESQKRMVIGNKGEKLKVIGREARKDMEEMLDNKVFLELWVKVKSGWADDERALRSLGYGED
- the rnc gene encoding ribonuclease III — protein: MNKNVTDLYTKIGYTFNNVALLEQAMTHRSHKGQHNERLEFLGDSILSFVIANELYKRFPKSREGDLSRMRSTLVRGQTLAEFGLEFNLGDYLRLGPGELKSGGYRRESTLADAVEAIIGAVFLDSGIDTCSNLILSWYKFRLDEISPGLNQKDPKTLLQEYLQARKLPLPNYTVIDTKGQAHNQSFTVECVVEGMNSIVSVGSSRRKAEQKAAEKALKIIKHES
- the lepB gene encoding signal peptidase I, with translation MAGYFSIFLVLLTLTSGLIWLIDHLVYAPKRQARIALAQGANSAMLDDETIAQIAPQPAIAETAQSIFPMIAAITIFRSFFYEPFQIPSGSMMPTLLVGDFILVEKFAYGVKDPVWRTQLMDVSDPERGDAVVFKYPLDTNVDFIKRVIGLPGDTVVYRNKQLYIKPKCEAEQTETSGLNCNEFNKLETQLINQDEFFSEGVAEARLTENLANVSHDILINPARPEQKMAYYQQPGTRIDEWVVPQDSYFVMGDNRDNSKDGRFWGFVDKEKLVGKAVFIWMSFEFEQDPDSILPSWVPTGVRFERLGSIQ
- the lepA gene encoding translation elongation factor 4, producing MKHIRNFSVIAHIDHGKSTLSDRLIQYCGGLTDREMQAQVLDSMDIERERGITIKAQSVTLNYTAKDGETYQLNFIDTPGHVDFSYEVSRSLAACEGALLVVDAGQGVEAQTVANCYTAIEMELEVIPVLNKIDLPQAEPERVAEEIEDIIGLDAMDAVRCSAKTGVGIQDVLEVIVAQVPPPVGEPTQPLQALIIDSWFDPYQGVVSLVRVKHGELRAGDKIKIMSNGQLHNADKVGIFTPKQTETKILRTGEVGFVIAGIKEIHGAPVGDTITSARNPAAEILPGFKKVQPQVYAGVYPISSDDYENFREALSKLSLNDASLFYEPESSTALGFGFRCGFLGMLHMEIIQERLEREYDMDLITTAPTVVYEILLKNGETIKIDSPSNLPPISNIAEIREPIVEANILVPQEYLGNVITLCIEKRGVQHKMSYHGKQVALTYHLPMAEVVMDFFDRLKSTSRGFASLDYNFLRFQTSKMERVDILINGERVDALAIICHHESAQSRGRQLAEALKELIPRQQFDIAIQAAIGAHVIARTTVKQLRKNVIAKCYGGDVSRKKKLLQKQKEGKKRMKQVGNVEVPQEAFLAILKVGK